A genome region from Actinomycetota bacterium includes the following:
- a CDS encoding RNA methyltransferase, which produces MTAGTVEVHSPRNPRVKAAAALARRKTRDAEQRYLVEGPRAVRDLLTSGDVDEVFAVPGAAADLRAAADAAGVRLTVVDEPVLRHVADSMTPQGAVAVARQRRADLADVVGRGHLIVLHQVADPGNAGTAIRTAAASGAAGIVLTAGSVDPWNPKAVRASAGAVARLPIVTGIATEDVLVACAAADQTRVALDVAGATAIDAPGVLAPPVALLFGNEAHGLPTQVIETVDEVVAIPLLGPVESLNLAASVAVAAYAAARAGVSGADR; this is translated from the coding sequence GTGACAGCCGGGACGGTCGAGGTCCACTCGCCGCGGAACCCGCGCGTCAAGGCGGCGGCGGCGCTGGCCCGGCGCAAGACCCGCGACGCCGAGCAGCGCTACCTCGTCGAGGGCCCGCGCGCGGTCCGTGACCTGCTGACGTCCGGCGATGTCGATGAGGTGTTCGCGGTCCCCGGAGCGGCCGCCGATCTCCGAGCGGCGGCGGACGCGGCCGGCGTGCGCCTCACGGTGGTCGACGAGCCGGTGCTGCGCCACGTCGCGGACAGCATGACCCCGCAGGGCGCCGTCGCTGTCGCCCGCCAGCGCCGGGCCGACCTCGCCGACGTCGTCGGACGCGGACATCTGATCGTCCTGCACCAGGTCGCCGACCCGGGCAACGCCGGGACCGCCATCCGGACCGCCGCTGCCTCCGGCGCAGCCGGGATCGTGCTCACCGCCGGGTCGGTCGACCCGTGGAACCCCAAGGCGGTCCGTGCCTCCGCAGGGGCGGTGGCCCGTCTTCCGATCGTCACCGGGATCGCCACGGAAGACGTCCTGGTGGCCTGTGCCGCTGCGGACCAGACACGGGTGGCCCTGGACGTGGCCGGAGCAACCGCGATCGACGCGCCCGGGGTCCTCGCGCCGCCGGTGGCTCTGCTGTTCGGCAACGAAGCGCACGGGCTACCGACGCAGGTGATCGAGACGGTCGACGAGGTCGTCGCCATCCCACTGCTCGGCCCGGTCGAATCGCTGAACCTCGCCGCGTCGGTCGCCGTCGCGGCGTACGCCGCCGCTCGCGCCGGCGTGAGCGGAGCGGACCGATGA
- the rpmI gene encoding 50S ribosomal protein L35, giving the protein MKQKTHSGAKKRFRVTRTGKVLGRKRNKNHLLEKKSSRRKRRLTGPFELANAPAKRAKKLLNK; this is encoded by the coding sequence GTGAAACAGAAGACCCACAGCGGCGCCAAGAAACGCTTCCGGGTCACCCGGACCGGGAAGGTGCTTGGTCGCAAGCGCAACAAGAACCACCTGCTGGAGAAGAAGAGCTCCCGCCGCAAGCGGCGTCTGACGGGGCCGTTCGAGTTGGCGAACGCACCGGCGAAGCGGGCCAAGAAGCTGCTCAACAAGTAG
- the rplT gene encoding 50S ribosomal protein L20 produces the protein MARVKRGVHSKKKHREVLERAKGFRGARSRRYKAAKEAVMHAERYAYRDRRRRKGDFRKLWITRINAAARQDGLSYSRLVHGLKLAEVEVDRKVLADLAVHDPGAFSQLVATAKTALGDDQA, from the coding sequence ATGGCACGGGTCAAGCGCGGTGTCCACAGCAAGAAGAAGCACCGTGAGGTCCTGGAGCGTGCCAAGGGCTTCCGTGGCGCACGCAGCCGGCGCTACAAGGCGGCCAAGGAAGCCGTCATGCACGCCGAGCGGTACGCCTACCGCGACCGGCGTCGACGCAAGGGCGACTTCCGCAAGCTTTGGATCACCCGGATCAACGCGGCAGCCCGCCAGGACGGCCTGTCGTACAGCCGCCTGGTTCACGGCCTGAAGCTCGCCGAGGTCGAGGTCGACCGCAAGGTGCTGGCGGACCTCGCGGTCCACGATCCCGGTGCGTTCTCCCAGCTGGTCGCGACCGCCAAGACAGCGCTCGGCGACGACCAGGCGTGA
- a CDS encoding ATP-binding protein translates to MNAHGGAETTLPTGDLAAYELLPEAVVVIDADQRIAFCNTRAGFLLGVAPDAAGKPLTDVLTLIDDTGTDVARCLRPASAVTDRLAERLLKVRLPGGRLRPVTVAGARLPNGGAVVTFRNAGRQQRLDAARSDLIATVSHEIRSPLTSVKGFTRTMLAKWDRFSDEQKRQMLATIDADADRVTRLLTELLDVARIDAGRVQLHRVRLDAVAAVERVVDKAAHDDDARPITIQSSGRPTVFVDPDKLEQVLTNLVENALRYAPHSPVRVEVIDRGEDVEIAVHDRGPGIPGDQQRQIFAKFSRGRETRRTGTGLGLYITKGLVEAHGGRVWVESEPGDGATFRVALPKRASETAMGAGGDHG, encoded by the coding sequence ATGAACGCGCACGGCGGAGCGGAAACCACGCTCCCGACCGGGGACCTGGCAGCCTACGAGCTGCTGCCCGAAGCGGTGGTGGTGATCGATGCCGACCAGCGCATCGCCTTCTGCAACACCCGAGCGGGGTTCCTGCTCGGCGTCGCGCCCGACGCCGCCGGGAAGCCGCTGACCGACGTCCTCACCCTGATCGACGACACCGGCACGGACGTGGCCAGGTGCCTGCGGCCTGCGAGCGCGGTCACAGACCGTCTGGCGGAGCGTCTGCTGAAGGTCAGACTGCCCGGCGGTCGCCTGCGTCCGGTCACGGTGGCCGGGGCACGCCTCCCCAACGGTGGAGCGGTCGTGACGTTCCGCAACGCCGGCCGCCAGCAGCGGCTCGACGCCGCACGTAGCGACCTCATCGCGACCGTCTCGCACGAGATCCGCTCCCCGCTGACCAGCGTCAAGGGCTTCACCCGGACGATGCTGGCCAAGTGGGACCGGTTCAGCGACGAGCAGAAGCGGCAGATGCTGGCCACGATCGACGCCGACGCTGACCGCGTCACGCGGCTGCTCACGGAACTGCTCGACGTCGCCCGCATCGATGCGGGCCGGGTGCAGCTGCACCGGGTCAGGCTCGACGCGGTCGCAGCGGTGGAGCGGGTGGTGGACAAGGCCGCGCACGACGACGACGCCCGTCCCATCACGATCCAGTCGTCGGGGCGGCCGACCGTGTTCGTCGATCCCGACAAGCTCGAGCAGGTCCTGACCAACCTCGTCGAGAACGCGCTGCGCTACGCGCCCCACAGCCCGGTGCGGGTGGAGGTCATCGACCGTGGCGAGGATGTGGAGATCGCGGTGCACGATCGCGGCCCCGGGATCCCTGGTGACCAGCAGCGGCAGATCTTCGCGAAGTTCTCGCGAGGCCGCGAGACCCGCCGGACGGGGACGGGCCTCGGGCTGTACATCACCAAGGGACTGGTCGAGGCTCACGGCGGTCGGGTTTGGGTCGAGTCCGAGCCGGGCGACGGTGCGACGTTCCGGGTCGCGCTGCCCAAGCGCGCGTCAGAGACGGCGATGGGCGCCGGGGGCGACCACGGTTAG